One stretch of Diabrotica undecimpunctata isolate CICGRU chromosome 5, icDiaUnde3, whole genome shotgun sequence DNA includes these proteins:
- the LOC140440602 gene encoding uncharacterized protein codes for MKAIIVALFAILAMASAGVVLSPSLGYSYQPLAYSAPLVVPSAYSYVAAPVSYAAAPAIQSGYVAATRGSIHTAPLPEGPFAFSHHINTAPAPGTA; via the exons ATGAAG GCTATCATTGTTGCCCTATTCGCTATCTTAGCCATGGCTTCAGCAGGTGTAGTACTTTCTCCAAGCCTCGGCTATTCTTACCAACCTTTAGCATATTCGGCACCATTAGTTGTACCATCTGCATATTCATATGTGGCTGCACCAGTAAGTTATGCTGCTGCACCAGCGATCCAGTCAGG TTATGTAGCTGCTACGCGTGGCTCCATCCACACAGCTCCTCTACCAGAAGGCCCTTTTGCTTTTAGTCACCACATTAATACAGCTCCAGCTCCAGGAACCGCTTAA